The Gemmatimonadota bacterium genome has a window encoding:
- a CDS encoding phosphoglycerate dehydrogenase encodes MHHVIVLDKLAREGLERLTGADEVFHDVRTGLDGEALRDALLEYDGAICRSDTKITADVLKGNARLRGIVRAGVGTDNIDRVAATRQGIVVMNTPTGNTLSTAEHTFTLIAALSRNIAPANRSLMEGRWDRGAFTGVQLAGKTLGIIGMGRIGREVAARAQAFAMRVIGFDPFLSPDQAAKLGVEYVDEVRDLLPEVDYLTVHTPLTPETRHLVSHDEIDLLKPGARLVNCARGGIYDEEALIRGLESGKLAGVALDVYEEEPCVDSPLFHMPGVLCTPHLGASTEEAQADVAVEAVDLLVNFLVTGEVRHSVNAVTIDSNTYQTLGGYLDVAYRLGILLSQWHSGGPRACRLTYRGKVVDENTRLLTSAFCAGLLEDALDEEVNIVNGEMLLRERGIHLTEQTRSAAGFFSSAISVEIECADETYRADGTVFGNNMPRLIRLGEHRMEAYLDGNLLVFHHSDVPGIVGAIGDTFGRYKVNIAQMAVGRLGNEPGGKAVGVLNLDDVPPQESIDEIMRHPAINSARFIRLPAHGALPPWMPG; translated from the coding sequence GAAGCGCTGCGCGACGCCCTCCTGGAATACGACGGCGCCATCTGCCGGAGCGACACGAAGATCACGGCGGACGTGCTGAAAGGCAACGCGCGCCTGCGCGGCATCGTGCGGGCGGGCGTGGGCACGGACAACATCGACCGGGTCGCGGCGACCCGGCAGGGCATCGTGGTCATGAACACGCCGACCGGCAATACACTGAGCACGGCGGAACACACGTTCACCCTCATCGCGGCCCTTTCGCGCAACATCGCGCCGGCGAACCGGAGTCTCATGGAAGGACGGTGGGACCGCGGCGCGTTCACGGGGGTCCAGCTGGCAGGCAAGACCCTGGGCATCATCGGCATGGGCCGCATCGGCCGGGAGGTCGCTGCGCGGGCGCAGGCCTTCGCCATGCGCGTTATCGGTTTCGACCCCTTTCTTTCGCCCGATCAGGCCGCCAAGCTGGGCGTGGAGTACGTCGACGAAGTGCGCGACCTGCTGCCCGAGGTGGACTACCTGACCGTGCATACGCCGCTGACGCCGGAGACCCGCCACCTGGTGAGCCACGACGAGATCGACCTGCTAAAACCGGGTGCGCGGCTGGTCAACTGCGCCCGCGGCGGAATCTACGACGAGGAAGCGCTGATCCGGGGCCTCGAATCCGGGAAGCTGGCCGGCGTGGCGCTGGACGTCTACGAAGAGGAGCCCTGTGTCGACAGCCCGCTGTTTCACATGCCCGGCGTGCTGTGCACCCCCCATCTCGGGGCGAGCACGGAAGAGGCGCAGGCCGACGTCGCGGTGGAAGCCGTGGACCTCCTGGTCAACTTTTTGGTCACCGGGGAAGTCCGCCACTCCGTGAACGCCGTCACCATCGATTCGAATACGTACCAGACGCTGGGCGGCTATCTCGACGTGGCCTACCGGCTGGGCATCCTGCTGTCCCAGTGGCACAGCGGGGGGCCGCGCGCGTGCCGGCTTACCTACCGCGGCAAGGTGGTCGACGAGAACACGCGCCTGCTCACCTCCGCCTTCTGCGCGGGCCTGCTCGAGGACGCTCTCGACGAAGAAGTCAATATCGTCAACGGCGAGATGCTGCTCCGGGAACGGGGCATCCACCTGACGGAACAGACCCGCAGCGCGGCCGGGTTCTTCTCCTCGGCCATCAGTGTCGAGATCGAATGCGCCGACGAGACCTACCGCGCCGACGGAACGGTTTTTGGAAACAACATGCCGAGGTTGATCCGCCTGGGCGAACACCGCATGGAGGCGTACCTGGACGGCAACCTCCTGGTCTTCCACCACAGCGACGTGCCCGGCATCGTCGGCGCTATCGGCGACACCTTCGGACGGTACAAGGTCAACATCGCCCAGATGGCCGTGGGCAGGCTGGGGAACGAGCCCGGCGGCAAAGCCGTGGGCGTGCTGAACCTGGACGACGTGCCGCCTCAGGAATCCATCGACGAGATCATGCGCCACCCGGCCATCAACAGTGCGCGGTTCATCAGGCTGCCCGCCCACGGAGCCCTGCCGCCCTGGATGCCCGGATGA
- a CDS encoding pyridoxine 5'-phosphate synthase gives MAKLSVNVNKVALLRNTRLHGIPSVTGLSRTAIEAGAYGITVHPRPDQRHITPGDVDDLAEMLKDYPDIEYNIEGNPFHQVMDIVRKTRPTQATLVPDDPDAFTSDQGWDVETHADRLKPIIAELKDLGCRVSLFMDADLDQIERVPDIGADRIELYTEPYAVAFAAGPEEMQPVLSAFARAAERAHEIGLGVNAGHDLNLDNLALFCGTVPNVLEVSIGHALVADALEMGLKTAVGAYLGELEKAEVISAANPSKP, from the coding sequence ATGGCTAAACTTAGTGTCAACGTAAACAAGGTGGCCCTGCTGCGTAACACGCGCCTGCACGGCATACCCAGCGTGACGGGCTTGTCCCGGACCGCGATCGAGGCCGGCGCCTACGGCATCACGGTGCACCCGCGGCCCGACCAGCGGCATATTACGCCCGGCGACGTGGACGACCTGGCCGAAATGCTGAAGGACTACCCCGATATCGAATACAATATCGAGGGCAATCCCTTCCACCAGGTCATGGACATCGTCCGAAAGACCCGGCCCACGCAGGCCACGCTGGTCCCGGACGACCCGGACGCCTTCACCTCGGACCAAGGCTGGGACGTTGAGACCCATGCCGATAGACTCAAACCGATCATCGCGGAACTGAAGGACCTCGGCTGCCGGGTCAGCCTGTTCATGGACGCGGACCTCGACCAGATCGAGCGGGTGCCCGATATCGGCGCCGACCGGATCGAACTGTATACCGAACCCTACGCCGTGGCCTTCGCGGCAGGTCCCGAAGAGATGCAGCCCGTGCTTTCGGCCTTCGCCAGGGCGGCGGAACGCGCCCACGAGATCGGCCTGGGGGTCAATGCCGGCCACGATCTCAACCTGGACAACCTGGCGTTGTTCTGCGGCACCGTACCTAACGTACTCGAGGTCTCGATCGGCCATGCGCTGGTCGCCGACGCGCTCGAAATGGGACTGAAGACCGCGGTGGGCGCGTACCTGGGCGAACTCGAAAAAGCGGAAGTGATTTCCGCAGCGAACCCTTCCAAACCATAA
- a CDS encoding insulinase family protein, with translation MKTRLTRYIPLAVLVLALSGPSGPAMSQDLAAFEQNVTEFTLDNGLTFIVVENHDAPVLSVLTYADVGSADEVKGITGIAHLFEHMAFKGTTTIGAMDLEAEYAAMEKVDEIFDDLRNERHKGHLADPERLASLEQAFENAKTAARELGRSNAMDEAIDRAGGTGLNASTSRDATRYYYSLPSNKLELFFALESNRFLEPVLREFFIERDVVKEERRMSESSPVGRLVEEMLSAAYKAHPYGEPIVGHMSDIDSMTRAEAMDFFRRYYGAGNLTIIISGDADPAHVKELAHEYFDRLPAGPPVEPVETTEPPQIAERRVTMEDRSQPVILMGYHKVDINHEDDVVFNVLSDILGSGRTSRLYTKLVKDQKIAVNASSFTDFPGSKYPNMIVFFAFPSKDYTAADTEQAIEEEIERIRNEEVTEEELSRAKVRARVNLIRGLESNMGLATQLAYFHVLTGDWRNLFHSIDAINEVTAEDIKRVANQYLVSKNRTVASIVTMDDGGTE, from the coding sequence ATGAAGACTCGATTAACGCGCTACATCCCACTGGCCGTCCTGGTTCTTGCCTTGTCCGGCCCGTCCGGTCCGGCGATGTCCCAGGACCTGGCCGCCTTCGAGCAGAACGTCACGGAATTCACCCTCGACAACGGACTCACCTTCATCGTGGTGGAGAACCATGACGCCCCGGTCCTAAGCGTCCTTACCTACGCGGACGTCGGCTCCGCGGACGAGGTCAAGGGCATCACCGGCATAGCCCACCTCTTCGAGCACATGGCATTCAAGGGTACCACGACCATCGGCGCCATGGACCTGGAAGCCGAGTATGCTGCCATGGAGAAGGTGGACGAGATTTTCGACGATCTCCGGAACGAACGGCACAAGGGCCACCTGGCCGACCCCGAGCGCCTGGCCAGCCTGGAGCAGGCCTTCGAAAACGCCAAGACGGCGGCCCGGGAACTCGGCCGGTCCAATGCCATGGACGAGGCCATCGATCGCGCCGGCGGAACGGGGTTGAATGCCTCGACCAGCCGGGACGCCACGCGGTACTACTATAGTCTTCCCTCGAACAAGCTCGAGCTATTCTTCGCGCTGGAGTCCAACCGCTTCCTCGAACCGGTGCTCCGGGAGTTCTTCATAGAACGGGACGTGGTCAAGGAAGAACGCCGGATGAGCGAAAGCAGTCCGGTCGGACGCCTGGTGGAGGAGATGCTGAGCGCTGCGTACAAGGCCCATCCCTACGGTGAGCCGATCGTGGGCCACATGTCGGACATTGATTCCATGACCCGCGCGGAGGCGATGGATTTCTTCAGGCGATACTATGGCGCCGGCAACCTGACGATCATCATCTCGGGCGACGCGGACCCCGCGCACGTCAAGGAACTGGCCCACGAGTATTTCGACCGCCTTCCAGCCGGACCTCCGGTCGAACCGGTTGAGACGACCGAACCCCCGCAAATAGCGGAGCGTCGCGTAACCATGGAAGACCGGTCCCAGCCGGTGATCCTGATGGGTTACCATAAGGTCGACATCAACCACGAAGACGACGTGGTGTTCAACGTACTGTCCGATATCCTGGGAAGCGGCCGCACCAGCCGATTGTATACAAAACTCGTCAAGGATCAGAAAATCGCGGTGAACGCCTCCTCCTTCACGGACTTCCCTGGCAGCAAGTACCCCAACATGATCGTGTTCTTCGCCTTTCCGAGTAAGGACTACACCGCGGCGGACACGGAGCAAGCCATCGAGGAGGAAATCGAACGGATCCGTAACGAGGAAGTCACCGAAGAGGAACTGTCCAGGGCGAAAGTGCGGGCCCGGGTCAACCTGATCCGGGGACTCGAGTCCAACATGGGACTTGCGACTCAACTGGCTTATTTTCATGTACTTACCGGAGACTGGCGGAACCTCTTCCACAGTATTGACGCGATCAATGAGGTGACCGCCGAAGATATCAAGCGCGTAGCCAACCAGTACCTGGTTTCCAAGAACCGGACGGTGGCTTCGATCGTTACCATGGATGATGGCGGAACCGAGTGA
- a CDS encoding insulinase family protein → MRSTRLKVITLGLMLAGLVFSALPVAAQKDYRALQFPPLNDIVTPTPTRVVLDNGIILYLVEDRRLPMINLSARFGVGSVNEPADKIGLAGITGAVMRTGGSTSMSGDEIDETLEGLGAAVETSIGLVSGSAFMSVLKDNVDTVLPILADVLMHPAFPEDKIELEKVTARSTISRRNDDPTDMAFREYRKLIYGAESVYARHAEYATIDAITRDDLVAFHRDWMHPDNTMFGVWGDFDTDEMVKKISDVFGGWEKAGFVRPDLPDVDYTYDSSVNLVRKDDINQSTVVLGHIGGVRDNPDYFALRVMNDILSGGFSGRLFRIVRSEQGLAYAVFGIYSANYNFPGIFYVACMTSSETTAQAIRSLRHEVGRMTTDEITEEELNLAKESFLNSFVFNFDSRREIIDRQMTYEYYGYPQDFLEKTKTGIEKVTVEDVKRVAREYLQPDKMRLIVVGNDQDFDEAMSAFGEVNEIDVTIALPAVEAPVATEDDVAMGRDLLMRSAEALGGLDALAAVQAVRVTAEVTVIQPMGEMAIGVESLVAFPDRMKTTMQTPMGNIDMILTGDQALVVDPMGNTQPLPDQQRDSMREELWRNLVFLYSRMDAEGLMVQHIGQEEIEGRTAEALLITPPGLNPFRLYLDAETMLPVRKAGQSMSQQGPVEAESTMSDYREVGGIKLPFKESMKQNGNPSGESVTQTIEINPELPADAFSAPE, encoded by the coding sequence ATGCGCAGTACCCGTCTGAAAGTCATTACACTTGGCCTGATGCTGGCAGGGCTGGTCTTTTCGGCCTTGCCGGTCGCGGCACAGAAGGACTACAGAGCGCTGCAATTCCCGCCGCTCAACGACATAGTCACCCCGACGCCGACCAGGGTAGTCCTGGATAACGGGATCATCCTGTACCTTGTGGAAGACCGCCGGCTGCCGATGATCAACCTGAGCGCCCGCTTCGGCGTGGGCTCCGTCAATGAACCGGCGGACAAGATCGGCCTGGCCGGAATCACCGGCGCGGTAATGCGCACGGGTGGGTCCACGAGCATGTCGGGCGACGAGATCGACGAGACGCTTGAGGGGCTCGGGGCGGCCGTGGAAACGAGTATCGGCCTGGTTTCCGGCTCCGCGTTCATGTCGGTCCTGAAGGACAACGTGGATACCGTGCTACCCATACTCGCGGACGTGCTCATGCATCCCGCCTTCCCCGAAGACAAGATCGAACTGGAGAAAGTCACCGCGCGATCCACGATCTCCCGTCGGAACGACGACCCGACCGACATGGCCTTCCGGGAATACCGCAAGCTGATCTACGGCGCGGAGAGCGTGTACGCGCGCCACGCCGAATACGCCACGATCGACGCCATTACCCGGGACGACCTCGTGGCCTTTCATCGGGACTGGATGCATCCGGACAACACCATGTTCGGCGTGTGGGGGGATTTCGACACGGACGAGATGGTAAAGAAGATCTCCGATGTTTTCGGGGGATGGGAGAAGGCCGGGTTCGTGCGGCCCGATCTGCCCGATGTCGACTATACCTACGACAGTTCGGTGAACCTGGTCCGGAAGGACGATATCAACCAGAGCACGGTCGTCCTCGGCCACATCGGCGGCGTCAGGGACAATCCCGACTACTTCGCCCTGCGGGTCATGAACGATATCCTCAGCGGCGGGTTTTCCGGCCGGCTCTTTCGAATTGTCCGGTCGGAGCAGGGCCTGGCCTACGCCGTCTTCGGCATCTACAGCGCCAACTACAATTTCCCCGGGATTTTCTACGTGGCCTGCATGACCAGTTCGGAAACCACGGCGCAGGCGATCAGGTCTCTCCGGCACGAGGTGGGTCGGATGACGACCGATGAAATCACGGAAGAGGAACTGAACCTGGCCAAGGAAAGTTTCCTGAATTCCTTCGTCTTCAATTTCGACAGTCGCCGTGAGATCATCGACCGGCAGATGACCTACGAGTACTACGGTTATCCCCAGGATTTCCTCGAGAAGACCAAGACCGGGATCGAAAAGGTGACCGTGGAAGACGTCAAGCGCGTGGCTCGCGAATACCTGCAGCCGGACAAGATGCGCCTCATCGTGGTCGGGAACGACCAGGATTTCGACGAGGCGATGTCGGCGTTCGGCGAGGTCAACGAGATCGACGTGACCATCGCGCTTCCCGCCGTGGAAGCCCCGGTAGCCACCGAGGACGACGTGGCCATGGGCAGGGATTTACTGATGCGCTCGGCCGAGGCCCTGGGAGGGCTCGATGCCCTGGCAGCGGTTCAGGCGGTCAGGGTAACCGCGGAAGTCACAGTGATCCAGCCCATGGGTGAGATGGCCATCGGCGTGGAAAGCCTGGTCGCGTTTCCGGACAGAATGAAGACGACGATGCAGACGCCGATGGGAAACATCGATATGATATTAACCGGCGACCAGGCCCTGGTAGTTGATCCCATGGGCAATACGCAGCCCCTTCCGGACCAGCAGCGGGATTCGATGCGAGAGGAACTCTGGCGGAACCTGGTCTTTTTGTACAGCCGGATGGACGCGGAGGGGTTGATGGTGCAACATATCGGGCAGGAAGAGATCGAAGGACGGACGGCGGAAGCGCTTCTGATCACGCCTCCGGGTCTGAACCCCTTCAGGCTGTACCTGGACGCGGAGACCATGTTGCCGGTCAGGAAGGCCGGCCAGTCCATGTCCCAGCAGGGCCCCGTGGAAGCCGAATCGACCATGAGCGATTACCGCGAAGTCGGGGGAATCAAACTGCCCTTCAAGGAGTCGATGAAACAAAACGGAAATCCCAGCGGTGAGTCCGTGACCCAGACTATCGAGATCAACCCGGAGTTACCGGCCGACGCGTTTTCGGCGCCTGAATAA
- a CDS encoding ornithine carbamoyltransferase, producing the protein MSAAIKHLIDWKYWDDGEIVEILDLARRVKHYRWEYQGRMQGNTLVMIFQKTSTRTRVSFEAGMTEMGGHAINLDWMATNFTLSKVRFETRYLGRNAAIIMARLKDNRDLLEMEKASTVPVINGCCNLYHPCQALADVLTIAEDRPEGVEGARLTYIGVYNNVVNSLVSIAAPLGVHLTLVCPIREPASVDEESRKKLLDRGLLTETLDAGEAVAEADYVYTDTWLDMELFNDPDYAAEKEKRSGIMMPYQITASLLAGSRAKIMHDMPIHPGYEIAEDMIEHEQSIIYDQAENRLDAQKAIMLRLLNRL; encoded by the coding sequence ATGTCCGCAGCTATCAAGCACCTGATCGACTGGAAGTACTGGGACGACGGCGAGATTGTTGAGATCCTGGACCTGGCCCGGCGTGTCAAGCACTACCGCTGGGAGTACCAGGGCAGGATGCAGGGCAACACGCTGGTCATGATCTTCCAGAAGACTTCCACGCGCACCCGGGTTTCCTTCGAGGCGGGCATGACCGAAATGGGCGGCCACGCCATCAACCTGGACTGGATGGCGACCAACTTCACCCTGAGCAAGGTCCGCTTCGAGACGCGGTACCTGGGACGCAACGCGGCGATCATCATGGCGCGGCTGAAGGACAACCGGGACCTGCTGGAGATGGAGAAGGCCTCCACGGTGCCGGTCATCAACGGGTGCTGCAACCTCTACCACCCCTGCCAGGCCCTGGCGGACGTGCTGACCATCGCGGAAGACCGTCCGGAGGGCGTGGAAGGCGCGAGGCTGACCTACATCGGCGTGTACAACAACGTGGTAAATTCGCTGGTTTCCATCGCCGCGCCGCTGGGCGTGCACCTGACGCTGGTCTGTCCGATCAGGGAGCCGGCAAGTGTCGACGAGGAAAGCCGGAAGAAGTTGCTTGACAGGGGGCTGCTCACGGAGACGCTGGATGCCGGGGAGGCGGTTGCGGAGGCCGACTACGTCTACACGGACACCTGGCTCGACATGGAACTCTTCAACGATCCCGACTACGCGGCCGAGAAGGAAAAGCGTAGCGGGATCATGATGCCCTACCAGATCACCGCGTCCCTGCTCGCCGGCAGCCGTGCGAAGATCATGCACGACATGCCCATCCATCCCGGCTACGAAATCGCCGAGGACATGATCGAGCACGAGCAGTCGATCATCTACGACCAGGCCGAGAACCGCCTGGACGCCCAGAAGGCCATCATGCTGCGGCTGCTGAACCGGTTGTAA
- a CDS encoding pyrroloquinoline quinone-dependent dehydrogenase, producing MSSCTGDAGPAGDASQKEWRAYAGDHASTKYAPLAVIDRHNVTDLEVAWRWDSIDNAILEADSTLRVFVNEATPLKVGGVLYTSTALSQVAAIDAATGETIWSYDPGTWKDGTPANVGFVHRGVAYWEEGEDRRILYATGDAWLIALDAGTGEPIPAFGDNGRVDLTKGLRRPVDRSLYAVSSPPAIVRGTVVVGATVLDSFAVDRMPDAAMPPGDVRGFDVRTGEQKWVFQTIPQEGEYGNDTWLDESWKTAGSTNVWTWMSADEELGYVYLPVSTPTNDFYGGHRLGDNLFAESLVCVNAETGERVWHFQTVHHGIWDYDLPAAPILLDITVDGREIKAAVQVTKQGFTFVFDRVTGEPVWPIEERETPPSTVPGETASPTQPFPTKPTAFERQGLTEADLIDFTPELRQAALDAIAEYDHGPLFSPPTTRGVIAVPGLVGGASWSGAAVNPETGMLYVPSYSLPAIMIVNASEEADAPYAYTGRFAYGPTVMDGLPVIKPPYGRITAIDLNTGEHVWMSPVGSGPRNHPALEGLDLPPLGWDRRTFPLLTPSLLFAAQMGIVLDRQVSDRGNAMTYDSESNEAFLRAFDPDNGYLIAEIPLPGNATGNPMTYMEGGKQYVAVPIGGASERAELVVLSLP from the coding sequence ATGTCGTCCTGCACCGGTGACGCCGGTCCAGCGGGTGACGCCTCCCAGAAGGAATGGCGCGCGTACGCCGGAGACCACGCGAGCACCAAGTACGCGCCCCTGGCCGTGATCGACCGGCATAACGTGACGGACCTCGAGGTCGCGTGGCGCTGGGATTCCATCGACAACGCCATCCTGGAGGCGGATTCGACCCTGCGTGTATTCGTGAACGAGGCGACGCCGCTCAAGGTCGGCGGCGTGCTGTACACGAGTACAGCTCTGAGCCAGGTGGCGGCCATCGACGCGGCTACGGGGGAGACGATCTGGTCATACGATCCCGGTACGTGGAAGGATGGGACGCCCGCAAACGTGGGTTTCGTCCATCGCGGCGTGGCCTACTGGGAGGAGGGCGAGGACCGGCGCATCCTCTATGCCACGGGTGACGCCTGGCTCATTGCGCTGGACGCGGGAACGGGCGAACCGATCCCGGCCTTCGGCGACAACGGCCGCGTGGACCTGACGAAGGGCCTGCGCCGTCCGGTCGACCGGAGCCTCTACGCCGTTTCGAGTCCGCCTGCGATCGTCCGCGGGACAGTCGTGGTGGGGGCGACGGTGCTGGATTCATTCGCCGTCGACCGGATGCCCGACGCAGCCATGCCGCCGGGCGACGTGCGCGGGTTCGACGTGCGGACAGGCGAACAGAAATGGGTGTTTCAGACCATACCGCAGGAGGGTGAGTACGGCAACGATACCTGGCTGGACGAGTCCTGGAAGACCGCGGGCAGTACGAACGTGTGGACGTGGATGAGCGCGGACGAGGAACTCGGCTACGTCTATCTACCGGTCAGCACGCCTACCAACGACTTCTACGGCGGCCACCGGCTGGGCGACAATCTCTTCGCCGAGAGCCTGGTCTGCGTCAATGCAGAAACCGGCGAACGGGTCTGGCACTTCCAAACCGTGCATCACGGCATATGGGACTACGATCTGCCCGCCGCGCCGATCCTGCTGGACATCACGGTGGACGGCCGTGAGATCAAGGCGGCGGTCCAGGTCACCAAGCAGGGATTCACCTTCGTCTTCGACCGGGTAACCGGAGAGCCGGTCTGGCCGATCGAGGAACGGGAGACGCCGCCGTCCACCGTACCCGGAGAAACGGCCTCGCCCACGCAGCCCTTCCCCACGAAACCGACGGCCTTCGAGCGCCAGGGGCTGACGGAAGCCGATCTCATCGATTTCACGCCCGAACTGCGCCAGGCGGCCCTGGACGCGATCGCGGAATACGACCATGGTCCGCTTTTCAGCCCGCCGACCACGAGAGGCGTCATCGCGGTGCCCGGACTGGTGGGCGGCGCGAGCTGGTCGGGGGCGGCCGTAAACCCGGAGACGGGCATGCTGTACGTGCCCTCCTACAGCCTGCCGGCCATCATGATCGTAAACGCGTCGGAGGAGGCGGACGCGCCCTACGCGTACACCGGCCGGTTCGCCTACGGTCCCACCGTCATGGACGGCCTGCCGGTGATCAAGCCGCCCTATGGCCGCATCACCGCCATCGATCTGAACACGGGCGAGCATGTGTGGATGAGTCCGGTGGGCAGCGGACCCCGGAATCACCCGGCCCTGGAAGGCCTGGACCTGCCGCCTCTGGGGTGGGACCGCCGCACCTTCCCGCTACTGACACCGTCTTTGCTGTTCGCCGCCCAAATGGGGATCGTGCTGGACCGGCAGGTGTCGGACCGCGGCAACGCCATGACCTACGATTCCGAGAGCAACGAGGCGTTCCTGCGGGCCTTCGATCCGGATAACGGCTATCTGATCGCGGAAATCCCCCTTCCCGGCAATGCGACGGGCAATCCCATGACCTATATGGAGGGTGGCAAGCAGTACGTCGCCGTACCGATAGGCGGGGCGTCGGAAAGGGCGGAACTGGTGGTGCTGAGCTTGCCGTGA
- a CDS encoding mandelate racemase/muconate lactonizing enzyme family protein yields the protein MKITAIKTLAGYFKNRSRGLVKVETDEGLYGWGEAYSIGPDKSVEPIADYIFEMIKGEDPRRVEYIMLKLFQQFRFPPGGTGLAVMSAVDHALWDISGKAAGLPVYMLLGGTVRDRVRVYHSVGGNAGEASDQAHELHDRWGFTAFKTSPYQVDIEAVRWGRVCSAAARFFEDVRDRTPDEWEFAFDPHARIFEPVRALQLANALAPYDPYFYEEPLRPEHIPAWARLRSQMQVPLATGESLYTRFEFLDLMAAHGADIIQPDICVCGGLLEMRKIAAIAEAHYVSIAPHNPMGPLATAVNVHFAAATPNFKILEYGLPVGTEWEQCIADPYLPEDGYLLLRDRPGLGIEIDEEALKDNKIVHWQRTCTIRPDGSTSYI from the coding sequence ATGAAAATCACCGCCATCAAAACACTTGCCGGATACTTCAAAAACCGTTCGCGCGGACTGGTCAAGGTGGAGACGGACGAGGGGCTGTACGGCTGGGGGGAAGCCTACTCGATCGGTCCCGACAAGTCCGTGGAACCAATTGCCGACTATATCTTCGAAATGATCAAGGGGGAAGATCCCAGGCGCGTCGAATACATCATGCTGAAGCTGTTCCAGCAGTTTCGCTTTCCACCGGGCGGTACGGGTCTGGCGGTCATGTCCGCCGTCGATCACGCTCTTTGGGATATCAGTGGAAAAGCCGCCGGGCTTCCGGTCTACATGCTTCTTGGCGGCACCGTCAGGGACCGCGTTCGGGTGTATCACAGCGTCGGCGGAAACGCAGGCGAAGCATCTGACCAGGCGCACGAACTGCATGACCGATGGGGATTTACGGCCTTTAAGACGAGTCCCTACCAGGTAGATATCGAGGCCGTACGGTGGGGCCGGGTCTGCAGCGCCGCCGCGCGGTTTTTTGAGGATGTAAGGGACCGCACGCCCGACGAATGGGAATTCGCCTTCGATCCCCACGCCCGGATTTTCGAGCCGGTCAGGGCGCTGCAACTCGCCAACGCCCTGGCGCCATACGATCCGTATTTCTACGAAGAGCCCCTGCGTCCCGAACACATTCCCGCGTGGGCACGGTTGCGGTCGCAAATGCAGGTACCGCTTGCTACCGGTGAATCGCTCTACACACGGTTCGAGTTCCTGGACCTCATGGCAGCCCACGGCGCCGATATCATACAGCCGGACATCTGCGTATGCGGAGGATTGCTGGAGATGCGCAAGATCGCTGCTATCGCCGAAGCGCACTACGTATCCATCGCCCCACACAATCCCATGGGTCCGCTGGCCACGGCCGTCAACGTGCACTTCGCGGCGGCCACACCCAATTTCAAGATACTCGAATATGGCCTTCCTGTGGGTACTGAATGGGAACAGTGTATCGCCGATCCATATCTTCCCGAGGATGGCTACCTGTTGTTGCGCGATCGTCCCGGGCTGGGTATCGAAATCGACGAGGAGGCGCTGAAAGACAATAAGATCGTGCACTGGCAGCGGACATGTACCATTCGTCCTGACGGGTCGACGTCCTACATCTGA
- a CDS encoding 2'-5' RNA ligase family protein, with product MGYAIELFYDDASEQAVRHIWDGLGRVLGQPSLSELGARPHVSLAVYGDALDTTGFPERLLEFARSIDPFDFTLSSLGTFPGQEGVVFLAPVVTRRLLEVHAQFHEVFSKHENAGMGYYLPGNWVPHCTIAIDLWAAEVIEAVAYGREAFQPISGRYREIGLVEFRPVKELFTCALG from the coding sequence ATGGGTTACGCGATTGAACTGTTTTACGATGATGCGAGCGAACAGGCCGTTCGCCATATCTGGGACGGACTGGGCAGGGTCCTGGGTCAACCTTCGCTGTCGGAACTCGGCGCCCGGCCGCACGTTTCCCTCGCGGTCTACGGCGACGCCCTCGATACGACCGGTTTCCCGGAGCGGCTGCTCGAATTCGCGCGATCCATTGATCCGTTCGACTTTACATTGAGCAGCCTGGGGACTTTCCCCGGCCAGGAAGGGGTGGTATTCCTGGCGCCCGTGGTAACTCGCCGGTTGCTGGAAGTCCACGCGCAATTTCACGAGGTGTTTTCGAAACACGAGAACGCGGGCATGGGCTACTACCTGCCCGGCAACTGGGTGCCGCACTGCACGATCGCCATCGACCTGTGGGCGGCCGAAGTGATCGAGGCCGTGGCGTACGGTCGTGAGGCCTTCCAACCGATTTCGGGACGGTACCGTGAGATCGGACTGGTGGAATTCCGTCCCGTGAAGGAACTGTTTACCTGTGCATTAGGTTAG